One part of the Lotus japonicus ecotype B-129 chromosome 2, LjGifu_v1.2 genome encodes these proteins:
- the LOC130736664 gene encoding glutathione S-transferase T3-like, whose translation MSSYPPQNQSPHTGGNVHNSQYQMFPYTSQNQPLHPDENFTNPQYPMYPPQYQFQSQAPPTGSTGSKVSDTQCEATPDDTQHEGLDDIDLEDEDQSSGKKRTRWRVKDDLLLVQSWLNISKDPTVGTDQTAAKFWDRIRDQFDEYRDFDTPPRTGKMLKCRFGKLSKDIQFFTGCYNKVTTPWKSGHSEKDIMAEAHALFQVDHKKDFTHENVWRMVKDEPKWKGQSMKTNSRGQKKSGAGADGTSTDPSASIDCDEYEATPPTTRPKGKKAEKRKAKTTDTASSTLSFAPHPDVLAMGKAKMEMMANFREIRNRELDLQQADQQLKQSELQLRQEELKFKKAENFRAYMDILNKNTSGMNDEELRTHNALRAFALSELGMS comes from the coding sequence ATGTCTTCatatccacctcaaaaccaaTCGCCTCACACCGGTGGCAATGTTCATAATTCTCAGTACCAAATGTTTCCATATACATCTCAAAACCAACCACTTCACCCTGATGAAAATTTCACAAATCCACAATACCCCATGTATCCACCACAATACCAATTTCAAAGCCAAGCCCCTCCTACTGGTAGCACtggttcaaaagtctctgatacACAATGTGAGGCTACGCCTGATGATACACAACACGAgggtctagatgatattgatcttgaagaTGAGGATCAATCTTCTGGAAAGAAACGCACCAGATGGAGGGTTAAAGACGATTTACTTCTTGTTCAATCATGGCTCAACATTTCTAAGGATCCGACGGTGGGAACTGATCAAACGGCAGCAAAGTTTTGGGATAGGATCCGCGACCAATTTGATGAGTACCGTGACTTTGACACTCCTCCGAGGACAGGGAAGATGCTGAAATGTCGTTTTGGAAAATTGAGTAAAGATATTCAATTCTTTACCGGTTGCTACAACAAAGTTACCACTCCttggaaaagtggacactcagaGAAGGATATCATGGCTGAGGCGCATGCCCTATTTCAGGTAGACCATAAAAAAGATTTCACACATGAGAATGTATGGCGGATGGTGAAAGATGAACCAAAGTGGAAGGGACAATCAATGAAAACCAATTCAAGGGGACAAAAGAAGTCAGGAGCTGGCGCCGACGGAACATCGACTGACCCAAGTGCATCAATTGATTGCGACGAATATGAGGCAACACCACCAACAACTCGCCCGAAGGGCAAGAAGGCAGAGAAGAGAAAGGCCAAAACAACAGATACTGCGTCAAGTACTCTATCTTTTGCTCCTCACCCTGATGTGTTAGCCATGGGGAAGGCTAAAATGGAAATGATGGCAAATTTTAGGGAGATAAGGAACAGAGAACTAGATTTGCAACAAGCTGACCAACAACTGAAACAAAGTGAACTGCAATTGAGACAGGAAGAACTCAAATTTAAGAAGGCGGAGAACTTTCGGGCATATATGGATATCCTTAACAAGAACACATCTGGAATGAACGATGAGGAGTTGCGTACGCATAACGCACTACGTGCTTTCGCCTTAAGTGAACTAGGAATGTCTTAA
- the LOC130738414 gene encoding trihelix transcription factor PTL-like, protein MSDPYGFPEDLRRLISARTTTNNTLSEPPPCAYGGGHGGVNAPTPFFPPPNSYDPMMVGDHVFLPRGFTHQYLHHHDYSTSTVNPTNSSTTVAAAASDHAAATATVTTSALFCSRIDTAATAADKGWLGFDSGNNRWPRQETLSLLEIRSRLDSKFRENNHKAPLWNEISRIMAEEFGYQRSGKKCKEKFENLYKYYKKTKEGKASRQDGKHYRFFRQLEAICGEPNTHHASTSDKNPLGCIQTPTFTISQENNNNNGHDFNNLKSSESLSVSNSSEFDTSSSENNDEDLSAIAHMMNKQKGLHQGQSSHRRNRKSWRAKVEEMVDSHMRKIIETQDAWMEKMLNVVEQREQEMVSKEEERKKKESLRFDQQVHQLWAKEKAWVEARDAALVEVVKKHIGIELEALQPNKNKNQANDYHCEGVEQGSWSEMEISNLIQLRTSLEQRVRESGYLENNVVWDEIAEKMACLGFERSAGECKQVWDEISISLRRTVEECGGKARPWCLGLKLTDD, encoded by the exons ATGAGTGACCCATATGGTTTTCCAGAGGATCTCCGGAGACTAATATCAGCTAGAACCACCACCAACAACACACTTTCAGAGCCACCACCGTGTGCTTATGGTGGTGGACACGGTGGTGTAAACGCTCCTACTCCTTTTTTTCCTCCACCAAACAGCTACGACCCTATGATGGTAGGGGATCACGTTTTCTTACCTCGTGGCTTCACTCATCAGTATCTTCATCATCATGACTATTCCACCAGTACTGTTAACCCCACAAATAGCTCTACTactgttgctgctgctgcttcaGATCATGCTGCTGCTACTGCTACTGTTACTACTTCTGCATTATTCTGCAGCAGAATAGACACTGCTGCTACTGCTGCAGATAAAGGGTGGTTGGGGTTTGACTCCGGGAACAACAGGTGGCCTAGGCAGGAGACTCTTTCTCTTCTTGAGATCAGATCTCGTCTTGATTCCAAGTTCAGAGAGAATAACCACAAAGCACCCTTGTGGAATGAAATTTCTAG GATAATGGCTGAGGAATTTGGGTACCAAAGAAGTGGAAAGAAATGCAAAGAGAAGTTTGAGAATTTGTACAAGTATTACAAGAAGACCAAGGAAGGTAAAGCTAGTAGACAAGATGGGAAGCACTACAGATTCTTTAGGCAGCTTGAAGCAATATGTGGAGAACCAAATACTCATCATGCCTCAACTTCAGACAAAAACCCCCTTGGTTGTATTCAAACTCCAACTTTCACAATTAGCCaagagaacaacaacaacaatggccATGACTTCAACAACCTCAAGTCCTCAGAGAGTCTAAGTGTCTCAAACTCATCTGAATTTGACACCTCCTCATCTGAGAACAATGATGAGGATCTTTCAGCCATTGCACACATGATGAATAAGCAGAAAGGGTTACACCAGGGACAAAGTAGTCATAGAAGGAACAGAAAAAGTTGGAGAGCTAAAGTGGAGGAGATGGTGGATTCCCACATGAGGAAGATTATAGAGACTCAAGATGCTTGGATGGAGAAAATGTTGAATGTTGTTGAGCAACGAGAGCAAGAGATGGTGTCTaaagaggaagaaaggaagaaaaaagagtCCTTGAGGTTTGATCAACAAGTGCATCAACTTTGGGCTAAGGAAAAAGCATGGGTTGAAGCTAGAGATGCTGCATTGGTTGAGGTTGTGAAGAAACATATTGGGATAGAACTTGAAGCATTGCAACCAAATAAGAACAAGAACCAAGCAAATGATTATCACTGTGAAGGTGTTGAACAAGGAAGTTGGTCAGAGATGGAGATTTCAAACTTGATTCAGCTGAGGACTAGTTTGGAACAGCGAGTGAGAGAAAGTGGGTATTTGGAGAATAATGTTGTTTGGGATGAAATAGCTGAGAAAATGGCTTGTTTGGGGTTTGAAAGGAGTGCAGGTGAGTGCAAGCAAGTGTGGGATGAGATCAGCATTTCTCTGAGAAGGACAGTGGAGGAGTGTGGTGGCAAAGCAAGGCCTTGGTGTTTGGGACTGAAGCTGACGGATGATTGA
- the LOC130738415 gene encoding uncharacterized protein LOC130738415 gives MPYFIHFNIQQFFRSLILYSSYQITPIFCHLCHIMDPNNLPDWNTFYNECVEDFMNDTFVEDMMQQEMEFYQQQQQHANTVRPKKTRRVIKRDREAGNERLMKDYFSENPVYTEELFRRRFRMRKHVFLRIVEALGSYNPYFLMSVDAVGRQGLSPLQKCTAAIRMLAYGSPADSVDEYVRIGESTAIECLKNFVEGVCEVFGGQYLRRPNEEDMTRLLQWGESRGFPGMLGSIDCMHWEWKNCPVAWKGQYTRGDHGRPTIMLEAVASQDLWIWHAFFGIAGSNNDITVLNQSPVFNEVLRGAAPMVKFRVNETMYHMGYYLADGIYPEWGTFVKTIPMPQGEKKQKFAKRQEAARKDVERAFGVLQSRFAIVRGPSRWWHPNDMKSIIYACIILHNMIVEDERNTYKGNFVYEQVNNDISDAEVLSGPIPAFRNMLERRAHQIEKSIHRQLQADLVEHIWDLPEINNNET, from the coding sequence atgccatatttcattcatttcaacattcaacagttCTTTCGTTCTCTCATCTTGTATTCCTCCTATCAAATTACACCAATATTTTGTCATTTGTGCCATATAATGGATCCAAACAATTTACCCGACTGGAACACATTTTACAACGAATGTGTGGAGGATTTTATGAATGACACGTTCGTTGAAGATATGATGCAGCAGGAGATGGAGTtctatcaacaacaacaacaacatgccAACACCGTTAGGCCCAAGAAAACAAGAAGAGTAATAAAGAGAGATCGTGAAGCTGGGAACGAGCGGTTGATGAAGGACTACTTCTCTGAAAATCCTGTATACACGGAAGAGCTTTTCCGACGAAGGTTTCGAATGCGAAAGCATGTGTTCCTCAGAATTGTAGAGGCCCTTGGGTCTTATAACCCGTACTTTTTAATGTCCGTTgatgcagttggaagacaaggtctatcaccattacaaaagtgcaccGCCGCTATTCGTATGTTAGCGTATGGATCACCTGCTGACAGTGTTGATGAATACGTTAgaattggtgaaagtactgcaattgagtgctTAAAGAATTTTGTAGAAGGTGTGTGTGAAGTATTTGGTGGGCAATACTTGAGGCGTCCAAACGAGGAAGACATGACACGCCTACTTCAATGGGGGGAGTCTCGTGGATTTCCAGGTATGTTAGGTTCCattgattgtatgcattgggaatggaagaattgtccagttgcgtggaaaggtcaatacacccgaggtgatcatggaagacccacaatcatgcttgaagcagtggcatcacaagacttgtggatttggcatgcattttttggcattgcaggCTCAAATAATGACATTACTGTGCTAAACCAATCTCCCGTGTTTAATGAGGTTTTGCGTGGAGCTGCTCCCATGGTGAAATTTAGAGTGAATGAAACAATGTATCACATGGGATACTATCTAGCAGACGGTATCTATCCCGAGTGGGGtacatttgtgaagaccatcccAATGCCACAAGGAGAAAAAAAGCAAAAGTTTGCCAAAAGACAAGAAGCAGCAAGAAAGGACGTGGAACGTGCATTCGGAGTGCTCCAATCTCGGTTTGCGATTGTCCGTGGTCCATCACGCTGGTGGCATCCGAATGACATGAAGTCAATCATCtatgcttgcatcatattgcataacatgattgttgaagatgagcgcaacacgtacaaaggtaattttgtttatgagcaggtcaataatgacatatcGGATGCTGAAGTATTAAGCGGTCCTATTCCCGCTTTTAGAAATATGTTGGAAAGGAGAGCACATCAAATTGAAAAGTCAATCCATCGCCAacttcaagcagacttggtggagcatatCTGGGACCTTCCTGAAATCAATAATAATGAAACTTAA